The Labilibaculum sp. sequence TAAGCACATTTGTCCACTCGCCAGCACCTTTCTTATATCTTGCAACCTTCTCCGATGAATTTACATCTGAAGGAGCAAAATTGTCAATGATATCGAATCCTTCAATGTCTTTAGTCTCCCAAACAACATTTCCATTTCCTTCAAAATCATCTGCGATATCATTACTTTCCAACTCTTTTACTACTGGTGGTGCAGGTTGTGTCAATTTATCAACCGGTCTAAATCGGGTAAACCAATAGAAATTAGACTTTGTATCCCAAAATGCCACTTCCAGCAGATCATCAGTAAGAGTCATGATTTCATATTCCGACGCACCAGCATAGTATCCTAAAAATCCACCACCTGTAACATTGATCTTTTCACCAGCAACAACACAAACAAAATCACCACCGGCAAATGGCATGATAAAATCATTGCCACTTGGCTCTTCATTCCCTGCTGTAGTGCCTAAATCTGAGGCCCAGGCTCCATTGGCATATACAAAACCATTTGTCTCCTGAGTTACTGTTAGACCTGAAGAAGTAATTTTAAAGGTAAATCTGTCATCGTAAAAATTTCTTTCCGCTTTATCGTTTATAGCGGCACCATACCATTCCGTAGGATTAGCCAAGGTAGGTCCTAATCCAAAATGAGCTTGAGAGTAGGCATCGACAGCCCAAACCTGTTCCCCTGAACCAATTAACTGATCGTAAGGATATCCGGAAAGAAAAGCAGGATTATCCACATCTGTTGTGATCTCATCTTCAACAACAGTAACACCACCTTGAGAAATTACAGTTAATGTAACTGTATAAGTTCCAGCAAAAGTATATTGAGCAGTAACTGAACTTCCTTTTTGTGTAACCCCATTCCCAAAATCCCAAATTGAGCTTACGCCTGGAGTATTGTTATAAAGAGTATATTCATTGGTTACATTGGTTGGAGTATATCCCCAATCAATCTGTTCTGCCATTAAGTTTTCCGGCGTGCTGTACTCCTCAGGAGAACAGGACACAACAACAACTAAAAGCAAAATAAA is a genomic window containing:
- a CDS encoding PKD domain-containing protein, which encodes MKKILYFILLLVVVVSCSPEEYSTPENLMAEQIDWGYTPTNVTNEYTLYNNTPGVSSIWDFGNGVTQKGSSVTAQYTFAGTYTVTLTVISQGGVTVVEDEITTDVDNPAFLSGYPYDQLIGSGEQVWAVDAYSQAHFGLGPTLANPTEWYGAAINDKAERNFYDDRFTFKITSSGLTVTQETNGFVYANGAWASDLGTTAGNEEPSGNDFIMPFAGGDFVCVVAGEKINVTGGGFLGYYAGASEYEIMTLTDDLLEVAFWDTKSNFYWFTRFRPVDKLTQPAPPVVKELESNDIADDFEGNGNVVWETKDIEGFDIIDNFAPSDVNSSEKVARYKKGAGEWTNVLTVLDYKIDLSVRNIFTMQVFIPSFNDYVTVCNPGTDWLSEWVLKPQVDVKLQDSSLGGNAWQTQQVRSHTLTEDQFGKWVELTFDFSDVSDRVDFDQIVIQLGAEGHCNAGLFYIDDFKLLP